In the genome of Lycorma delicatula isolate Av1 chromosome 8, ASM4794821v1, whole genome shotgun sequence, one region contains:
- the LOC142328855 gene encoding uncharacterized protein LOC142328855 — protein MLKKKGGDKKEDLPKGLTYEDIVSGSYDKINLPSKSDLESNIFSGVNIDIGKLKTSLIEDDKVSVRSVVKSLKYDSSGKLLKKNEKRKLRHELFMKKLDIVQQMRHEARRKKKKNKSGNNIQNISDELPQLVKIENRKPNKPIKKKGIEQAKKRQKNMFSIL, from the exons ATGTTAAAAAAGAAAGGTGGTGATAAAAAGGAAGATTTACCAAAGGGTTTAACTTATGAAGACATTGTATCTGGaagttatgataaaataaatttaccatctAAATCAGATTTAGAATCAAACATATTTTCAGGTGTCAACATTGATATTGGTAAATTGAAAACATCACTTATTGAAGATGATAAAGTTTCTGTACGATCTGTTGTAAAATCATTGAAATATGATTCAAGTGGTAAACtattgaagaaaaatgaaaaaagaaaactcagACATGaactttttatgaaaa aattagatATTGTTCAACAAATGAGACATGAAgcaaggagaaaaaagaaaaaaaacaaatctggtaataatattcaaaatatatcagATGAATTACCACAGttagtaaaaattgaaaacagaaaacctaataaaccaataaaaaagaaGGGAATTGAACAAGCTAAGAAGAGACAGAAAAacat gtttAGTATTCTTTAA